The proteins below are encoded in one region of Candidatus Palauibacter soopunensis:
- a CDS encoding NAD-dependent epimerase/dehydratase family protein, with protein MTLRRRWPPPGPVLVTGANGYVASWLVKKLLELGFDVHATVRDPRDPERTGHLRTIARDCPGTLTLFRADLLDPDGFDEAMAGCPLVFHTASPLIVRDVDDPVRDLIEPATRGTRHVLEAAGRTDAVQRVVLTSSIVAIYGDAADLEQIEADRFDESHWNTTSHESHQPYSYSKTLSERLAWKMADEQARWDLVVVNPGLVLGPGLGRNTSAEGVLIMRDLGNGAHRVGAPELEFAIVDVRDVAEGHLQAGLIPEAEGRHILVSETRSLIEISGILRERFGDGFPFPRRTVSNPMAIGYAPLGGIPRAVAKRNVGYPLRFENARARTVLGMTFRPVEETIVSHFQQLLNDGLVSTPRGGRRDRTRASR; from the coding sequence GTGACACTCCGCCGGCGGTGGCCGCCGCCCGGTCCGGTTCTCGTCACGGGCGCGAACGGCTACGTCGCATCGTGGCTGGTGAAGAAGCTTCTGGAACTTGGGTTCGACGTCCACGCGACCGTGCGCGATCCCCGGGATCCCGAGAGAACCGGCCACCTGCGGACGATCGCCCGGGACTGTCCCGGGACGCTGACCCTGTTTCGCGCCGACCTCCTCGATCCCGACGGGTTCGACGAGGCGATGGCCGGCTGCCCGCTGGTCTTCCACACCGCGTCCCCACTCATTGTGCGCGACGTCGACGATCCGGTGCGCGATCTCATCGAGCCCGCGACACGCGGTACGCGTCACGTCTTGGAGGCCGCTGGACGGACAGACGCGGTCCAACGCGTCGTGCTGACTTCCAGCATCGTGGCGATCTACGGAGACGCGGCAGACCTCGAGCAGATCGAGGCGGACCGGTTCGACGAGAGCCACTGGAACACCACGAGCCACGAAAGCCACCAGCCCTATTCCTACTCCAAGACGCTGTCGGAGCGGCTGGCCTGGAAAATGGCGGATGAACAGGCCCGGTGGGATCTGGTGGTGGTGAATCCCGGACTGGTTCTCGGACCCGGCCTCGGCCGAAACACCAGCGCCGAGGGGGTTCTGATCATGCGCGATCTGGGAAACGGGGCCCATCGCGTCGGCGCGCCCGAACTGGAGTTCGCCATCGTCGATGTCCGGGATGTTGCGGAGGGTCACCTGCAGGCGGGTCTCATCCCTGAGGCGGAGGGACGCCACATCCTGGTCAGCGAGACGCGCAGCCTGATCGAAATCTCCGGGATCCTGCGGGAGCGCTTCGGCGACGGCTTCCCCTTCCCCCGGCGCACCGTGTCCAATCCGATGGCCATCGGGTACGCGCCCCTGGGGGGGATTCCCCGCGCCGTGGCGAAGCGCAACGTGGGGTATCCCCTGAGGTTCGAGAACGCGCGCGCCAGGACCGTTCTCGGCATGACCTTCCGTCCCGTCGAGGAGACCATTGTCAGTCACTTCCAGCAACTGCTGAACGACGGCCTCGTCTCCACGCCTCGGGGCGGCCGCCGGGACCGAACGCGGGCGTCACGCTGA
- a CDS encoding acyl carrier protein, with product MSANFAIANLDYALRTMAPGTTERGTTDHDHLVTALFSNPAWTVDSPDYMRNGRLLNNQAAFEVNVGGELTLESVVTQISAKVAELCGHEEGDVAEPLSSFGLTSISVAELGAFIQAQFNRQVSALELMTTASAQSLAEMIVHGAESDGEGETVAETDGSADVSPQPVHRVRTRRSPFANRLEDHFPIQA from the coding sequence GTGAGCGCGAATTTCGCGATCGCCAATCTCGACTACGCCCTGCGCACGATGGCGCCCGGCACGACGGAGCGGGGCACGACCGACCATGACCACCTGGTCACCGCGCTGTTCTCCAACCCGGCGTGGACCGTCGATTCCCCGGACTACATGCGCAACGGACGGTTGCTCAACAATCAGGCGGCGTTCGAGGTGAACGTGGGCGGCGAACTGACCCTGGAGAGCGTCGTCACGCAGATCTCCGCCAAGGTGGCCGAACTCTGCGGCCACGAAGAGGGCGATGTCGCCGAGCCGCTGTCGAGCTTCGGGCTGACGTCGATTTCGGTCGCGGAACTCGGCGCCTTCATCCAGGCGCAGTTCAACCGGCAGGTGAGCGCCCTCGAACTGATGACGACCGCCTCCGCCCAGTCACTGGCGGAGATGATCGTGCACGGAGCCGAGTCGGACGGGGAAGGTGAGACCGTGGCCGAAACCGATGGGTCGGCGGATGTCTCACCACAACCCGTACACCGGGTGCGCACGCGGCGTTCGCCCTTCGCGAACAGGTTGGAGGACCACTTCCCGATCCAGGCATGA
- a CDS encoding polyketide synthase: MTSIAGTSGDAIAIVGYAYRMPGGIRTDDDFWRLLSERRVVQEPVTERYGRGYQPIGRFSGPGRFGSPYEGLLRDELEQRMDPGLFGVSHHEMSYMDPQIRMLLGCAWESCEHAGWSLNALRNSRTGVFIGAQVASTANWRALFGTNEFSILSIDASMLANRISYHLNLMGPSIATSTACSASLTALHTAVNAMRQGDCEQALVGAATYLGSARCSASFNALGVISPDGRCHSFDADANGYMRSEGAFVFAVKPLEAAERDGDHIFAAIEATAVNTAGTADDAAGLAQGRYITAPTRHSQVELMREACGRAGLRPEDFDYVEAHATGTVVGDRIEGNAIAEAFGGVEREVPLRVASVKSNVGHLEAAAFSCALLKVILMMRRRTFAPISKNYLVPNPEIDFDRGPLEVQTACEPFPDRPVVVGINSFGFGGANGHCVVREYRPDPSRAWSVPLASGAGYMIPLSARTPKALEESARSLRAFLDGRETDLYTLAGNLSRRRSRFPVRTAFVVRNGPELVEALDAFAEDPSPVSTVEAGDLRVAMVFSGQGTQWAGCGRDLYDADPVFRRVVDAIEEEWRKHSDVSLRDACFSASQEELNEVQLAQPAIFMIQCALVELLATWGVHPDCVVGHSSGEVAAAYASGALSLAEATRLVYHRATLQQRVAGSGRMLAVGLDRPGVEDLLENHRPPEVEIACENSPANTVICGKEAALRPVMTELDRRGLQNRLIPGNIAFHSTAMDPLRDDALQALAFLNECVFDGDVPMVSSVTGETVERLDNAYWWSNIRNPVLFGAAMDTVRRECRPDVVLEIAPHGALQPLIRQCLEAAGPPAVCLPTLMKDEDASLGFQEALGNLYRAGVTLDFASQYPRPEPIAHLLPGHPREETTTSDDLVDDEMFVQRGEYSHGPFVGHRVACDHILFEARLSEKDFPWLTDHRVHRAPIIPAAGYIELLLQAFSGDPINIEEIEFLQHTPVSPTPVRLQTALFAVPDAPGQFTFTISTRSFEDDEAGTLHCRGRVRRVDEDHAVDAFTTLGDVLASDFDPSPLATGEEFYDQIEAVVGDAFEFGPEFRSVQRIEMDSGSTDMLFEIEVDEELWASGHEEGYLLYPPLTDGGLQIFLRYLMRLPDFFSMPQRACDITFLRPPTGPRITCFLVDTGDWFDVDERGQYNKPLGELYIGRLSLYDTDTGQLLAHIGEYHSFNSNPRWSDVPDSKHLIRWQPKLVPPGPRIGDAIRDGDIDPAALIAALEQGAAGHPYACHVIEMAGRREAERTLLNRCLEHLSGPEAQSEYWLLGDDEESTHALYEAFNHRDAAIRFASLNATAEGAFETEMATGLLRPAAAEVVLLHRDPGEDGAAGDRWGEAWAILERLAVPGGLALVSHDEGDIVEPAHGWSTLHAGRRTTLLQAAQEDPAPTGATAASAGAAGPRWVIGEPGSPAAEWIERLESDQAYRVPWSALESGDFAALEEWPWGADLEAIDFFVGADPDDPTGERAVWGLVAFLQALAPFRLESATRSCRLNIVTQGAVCGVEEPRGSALWGAVRSLALELLAEDTKIDFRLVDLGAAGDLEALARLDACDPRERELAVRDGRLWVPRVVSVRDRWPLVPADADPPYRLRLDNPGQVSGLQTATTALPPLGPSDVEIEMAAAALNFRDVMVTLGLLPALAYERSALGREVGIEGSGVVRRAGPDVKRLSPGDEVAVTTGGCIANRIVVNEHLAFLKPPGLSMEEAAASLSVTVTAYYALIHLARLGEGQRVLIHSAMGGVGQAAIALAHHVGAEVYATAGNPSKREQLLEMGVRGAFDSHSHDWYDDLMEATGGEGVDVVLNSLAGHHIALCLEALRPSGWHCEIGKVDIFTDNSLGMRVFRKNLRFAAIDVDRLMLDDPVLSHMLSQACLDRMNEGAVPPPRLTAYEYGDYASALRLMTTGRHEGKLVLKAPSDPAKRGFAIADTRPFLDPEATYLVTGGLGGFGLRLVPYLVAAGARHVTLMDRDPERQRSVEWLRKTTTLSKMAGDYEIEIVSGDVREAEDVRRCIAELQRPLKGVFHLAGTLEDRSFLDTSADSLENVFAPKARGALNPARCHDRLRPRLLRPLLLHRFDVRERGAGQLQQRERLSGRAGGLASPAGAAGVFVQPRPRHRGRDGGAQPPRDADDARGGNDHREREFRDRQSRLRPAHDGARHDGAGHDRP, from the coding sequence GTGACTTCCATCGCAGGGACATCCGGCGATGCCATCGCCATCGTCGGCTATGCCTACCGGATGCCGGGCGGCATCCGCACGGACGACGACTTCTGGCGGCTCCTCAGCGAACGCCGGGTCGTCCAGGAGCCCGTCACCGAGCGCTACGGCCGCGGCTACCAGCCGATCGGCCGGTTCTCGGGCCCGGGTCGTTTCGGCAGTCCGTACGAAGGGCTGCTCCGGGACGAACTGGAGCAGCGGATGGATCCGGGCCTGTTCGGGGTCTCCCACCATGAAATGTCCTACATGGATCCGCAGATCCGGATGCTGCTGGGCTGCGCGTGGGAGAGCTGCGAACACGCCGGCTGGAGCCTGAACGCCCTCCGCAACAGCCGCACGGGCGTCTTCATCGGAGCCCAGGTCGCCTCCACCGCGAACTGGCGAGCCCTGTTCGGGACCAACGAGTTCTCCATTCTGAGCATCGACGCCTCGATGCTGGCGAACCGGATCTCCTACCATCTCAACCTCATGGGGCCGTCGATCGCGACCTCCACCGCCTGCTCGGCGTCGCTGACCGCGCTTCACACGGCGGTGAACGCGATGCGTCAGGGCGATTGCGAGCAGGCTCTGGTGGGCGCCGCCACCTACCTGGGGTCCGCCCGCTGCAGCGCCTCCTTCAACGCGCTCGGCGTCATCAGTCCCGACGGCAGGTGTCATTCCTTCGACGCGGACGCCAACGGCTACATGCGGTCCGAAGGTGCGTTCGTGTTCGCCGTCAAGCCGCTGGAGGCGGCCGAGCGGGACGGAGACCACATCTTCGCGGCGATCGAAGCCACGGCGGTCAACACGGCCGGGACGGCCGATGACGCCGCCGGACTCGCTCAAGGGCGCTACATCACGGCGCCGACGCGCCATTCACAGGTCGAACTGATGCGCGAGGCCTGCGGGCGTGCGGGACTGCGGCCGGAGGACTTCGACTACGTGGAAGCGCACGCGACCGGCACGGTCGTGGGCGACCGCATCGAAGGAAACGCCATTGCCGAGGCGTTCGGCGGCGTCGAGCGCGAGGTCCCGCTCCGGGTGGCCAGCGTGAAGAGCAACGTGGGGCACCTCGAGGCGGCGGCGTTCAGTTGTGCACTGCTGAAGGTCATCCTCATGATGCGGCGGCGGACGTTCGCCCCCATCTCGAAGAACTACCTGGTTCCGAATCCGGAGATCGATTTCGACCGCGGTCCGCTGGAGGTGCAGACCGCCTGCGAGCCGTTCCCCGACCGCCCGGTCGTGGTCGGGATCAACTCCTTCGGGTTCGGCGGTGCGAACGGACACTGCGTCGTGCGGGAGTACCGGCCGGACCCATCCAGGGCGTGGTCGGTGCCGCTTGCGTCCGGCGCCGGCTACATGATCCCTCTCTCGGCGCGGACGCCGAAGGCCCTGGAGGAGAGCGCGCGAAGCCTGCGGGCGTTTCTCGACGGGCGGGAGACCGATCTCTACACCCTGGCCGGAAACCTGAGCCGGCGCCGCTCCCGGTTCCCCGTGCGTACGGCGTTCGTCGTCCGCAACGGCCCGGAGCTGGTCGAGGCACTGGACGCCTTCGCGGAAGACCCTTCCCCGGTCTCCACGGTGGAAGCGGGCGACCTCCGGGTGGCCATGGTGTTCTCGGGGCAGGGCACGCAGTGGGCAGGGTGCGGGCGCGACCTCTACGACGCGGACCCCGTCTTCCGGCGGGTTGTCGACGCCATCGAGGAGGAGTGGCGGAAGCACTCGGACGTGTCGCTGCGCGACGCCTGTTTCTCGGCGAGCCAGGAGGAGCTGAACGAGGTTCAGCTCGCCCAGCCGGCCATCTTCATGATCCAGTGCGCCCTGGTGGAGCTGCTGGCGACATGGGGTGTCCATCCGGACTGCGTCGTCGGACACAGCTCGGGCGAGGTCGCCGCGGCGTACGCGAGCGGGGCGCTTTCCCTCGCCGAGGCGACGCGGCTCGTCTACCACCGCGCCACGCTGCAGCAGCGGGTGGCCGGCTCCGGCAGGATGCTGGCGGTCGGCCTCGACCGGCCGGGCGTGGAGGACCTGCTGGAAAACCACCGGCCCCCCGAGGTGGAGATCGCCTGCGAGAACTCGCCCGCCAACACCGTCATCTGCGGAAAGGAAGCGGCGCTGCGGCCCGTGATGACCGAACTCGACCGGCGCGGCCTGCAGAACCGGCTGATCCCCGGGAACATCGCATTCCATTCCACCGCCATGGATCCGCTGCGGGACGACGCGCTGCAGGCGCTCGCCTTCCTGAACGAATGCGTCTTCGACGGCGACGTGCCCATGGTGTCCTCCGTCACCGGGGAGACCGTGGAGCGCCTGGACAACGCCTACTGGTGGTCCAACATCCGGAACCCCGTCCTCTTCGGCGCCGCGATGGACACCGTGAGGCGGGAATGCCGGCCCGACGTGGTCCTGGAGATCGCCCCGCACGGCGCACTGCAGCCCCTGATCCGGCAGTGCCTGGAAGCGGCCGGCCCGCCCGCCGTCTGTCTCCCCACCCTGATGAAGGATGAGGATGCGTCACTCGGCTTTCAGGAGGCCCTGGGGAACCTCTACCGGGCCGGCGTCACGCTGGATTTCGCCTCGCAGTATCCCCGTCCGGAACCCATCGCTCATCTTCTTCCCGGCCATCCCAGGGAAGAGACCACGACCAGCGATGACCTGGTCGACGACGAGATGTTCGTCCAGCGCGGCGAGTACTCCCACGGCCCGTTCGTCGGACACCGCGTGGCCTGCGACCACATCCTGTTCGAGGCGCGGCTCTCCGAGAAGGATTTCCCCTGGCTGACCGACCACCGCGTCCACCGGGCCCCGATCATTCCGGCCGCCGGATACATCGAGCTCCTGCTGCAGGCGTTCTCCGGGGATCCCATCAATATCGAGGAGATCGAGTTCCTGCAGCACACGCCGGTGAGCCCGACGCCGGTGCGGCTGCAGACGGCCCTGTTCGCCGTGCCCGACGCTCCCGGCCAGTTCACGTTCACCATCTCCACCCGATCCTTCGAGGACGATGAGGCGGGGACGCTGCACTGCCGCGGAAGGGTGCGGCGCGTGGATGAGGACCATGCCGTCGACGCGTTCACGACGCTGGGCGACGTCCTCGCTTCCGATTTCGATCCCTCCCCCCTCGCGACGGGAGAGGAGTTCTACGACCAGATTGAAGCGGTCGTCGGGGACGCGTTCGAGTTCGGCCCCGAGTTCCGCAGCGTCCAGCGGATCGAGATGGATTCGGGTTCGACGGACATGCTGTTCGAAATCGAGGTCGACGAGGAACTGTGGGCGTCCGGCCACGAGGAGGGATATCTCCTCTATCCCCCGCTCACCGACGGCGGACTGCAGATCTTTCTGCGCTATCTGATGCGCCTGCCCGACTTCTTCTCCATGCCGCAGCGGGCGTGCGACATCACGTTCCTGCGCCCCCCGACGGGGCCGCGCATCACCTGTTTTCTCGTCGACACGGGCGACTGGTTCGACGTGGACGAACGGGGCCAGTACAACAAGCCCCTCGGCGAACTGTACATCGGGCGGCTCAGCCTCTACGACACCGATACGGGGCAGTTGCTCGCGCACATCGGAGAGTATCACTCCTTCAACAGCAATCCGCGCTGGAGCGACGTCCCGGACAGCAAGCACCTCATCCGCTGGCAACCGAAGCTCGTGCCTCCGGGGCCCCGGATCGGAGACGCGATCCGGGACGGAGACATCGATCCCGCCGCCCTCATCGCCGCCCTCGAACAGGGCGCGGCAGGCCACCCGTACGCCTGTCACGTCATCGAGATGGCCGGCCGCCGGGAGGCGGAGCGGACCCTGCTCAACCGATGCCTGGAGCATCTCTCGGGCCCCGAGGCGCAGAGCGAGTACTGGCTGCTCGGGGACGACGAAGAGTCCACGCACGCACTCTACGAAGCCTTCAATCACCGCGATGCCGCGATTCGCTTCGCCTCGCTGAACGCCACGGCGGAGGGCGCCTTCGAGACGGAGATGGCGACGGGTCTGCTTCGACCTGCGGCGGCCGAAGTCGTCCTGCTGCACCGCGACCCGGGCGAAGATGGAGCAGCCGGGGATCGCTGGGGCGAAGCGTGGGCGATCCTCGAGCGGCTGGCCGTGCCCGGGGGGCTCGCGCTCGTCTCGCATGACGAGGGCGACATCGTCGAACCCGCGCACGGCTGGAGCACGCTTCACGCCGGCCGCCGCACCACGCTCCTGCAGGCTGCACAGGAGGATCCCGCGCCGACCGGCGCGACCGCGGCTTCGGCCGGCGCCGCCGGTCCGCGCTGGGTGATCGGCGAACCCGGCAGCCCGGCCGCCGAGTGGATCGAACGACTCGAGTCGGATCAAGCGTATCGCGTCCCCTGGAGCGCCCTCGAGAGCGGAGATTTCGCAGCGCTGGAGGAGTGGCCGTGGGGCGCGGACCTCGAGGCGATCGATTTCTTCGTCGGGGCGGACCCCGACGATCCGACGGGCGAACGGGCAGTGTGGGGTCTTGTCGCCTTCCTCCAGGCCCTCGCGCCCTTCCGGCTGGAGAGCGCGACCCGGAGTTGCCGCCTGAACATCGTGACGCAGGGTGCCGTTTGCGGCGTGGAAGAGCCGCGCGGAAGCGCCCTGTGGGGAGCCGTGCGCAGCCTGGCGCTCGAGCTTCTCGCCGAGGACACGAAGATCGACTTCCGTCTCGTGGATCTGGGCGCCGCGGGCGACCTCGAGGCGCTGGCCCGACTCGACGCGTGCGACCCGCGCGAGCGGGAGCTGGCTGTCAGGGACGGACGCCTGTGGGTGCCGCGCGTCGTGAGCGTTCGGGATCGGTGGCCGCTCGTGCCGGCGGACGCGGATCCCCCGTACCGGCTCCGTCTCGACAATCCCGGCCAGGTGAGCGGCCTTCAGACGGCGACCACGGCCTTGCCCCCGCTCGGACCCTCCGACGTCGAGATCGAGATGGCCGCGGCGGCACTGAACTTTCGGGATGTCATGGTGACGCTGGGGCTCCTGCCCGCGCTGGCCTACGAGCGCTCGGCGCTGGGCCGCGAGGTCGGCATCGAGGGGAGCGGTGTCGTACGCCGCGCCGGCCCGGACGTGAAACGTCTGAGCCCCGGGGACGAGGTGGCCGTCACGACGGGCGGCTGCATCGCCAACCGAATCGTCGTGAACGAGCACCTCGCCTTCCTCAAGCCGCCCGGGCTGAGCATGGAGGAGGCTGCCGCATCCCTCTCCGTGACCGTGACCGCGTACTACGCGCTCATCCACCTGGCCCGTCTCGGGGAGGGACAGCGGGTCCTCATCCACTCCGCGATGGGCGGCGTCGGGCAGGCGGCGATCGCGCTGGCCCACCACGTCGGGGCGGAGGTCTATGCGACCGCCGGCAACCCGAGCAAGCGCGAGCAACTGCTCGAGATGGGTGTGCGCGGGGCGTTCGATTCGCACAGCCACGACTGGTACGACGACCTGATGGAGGCGACGGGGGGCGAAGGCGTCGACGTCGTGCTGAATTCGCTCGCGGGCCACCACATTGCCCTCTGCCTCGAGGCCCTGAGGCCCTCCGGGTGGCACTGCGAGATCGGGAAGGTCGACATCTTCACGGACAACTCGCTCGGCATGCGGGTCTTCCGCAAGAATCTCCGCTTCGCCGCGATCGACGTCGACCGGCTGATGCTCGACGATCCGGTGCTGTCGCACATGCTCTCGCAGGCCTGTCTGGACCGGATGAACGAGGGCGCGGTGCCGCCACCCCGACTCACCGCCTACGAGTACGGCGACTACGCCAGCGCGCTCCGCCTGATGACGACGGGCCGGCACGAGGGGAAGCTGGTCCTGAAGGCGCCGTCCGACCCGGCGAAGCGGGGGTTCGCGATCGCGGACACGCGCCCCTTCCTCGACCCGGAGGCCACGTATCTGGTCACGGGCGGTCTGGGCGGTTTCGGGCTGCGCCTGGTGCCCTACCTGGTCGCGGCGGGGGCCCGGCACGTCACGCTGATGGACCGTGACCCGGAGCGTCAACGGAGCGTCGAGTGGCTCCGCAAGACGACCACGCTGTCGAAGATGGCCGGCGACTACGAGATCGAGATCGTTTCGGGCGACGTGCGCGAGGCGGAGGACGTGCGCCGCTGCATCGCCGAGCTGCAGCGGCCGCTCAAGGGCGTTTTCCACCTCGCCGGAACGCTGGAGGACCGTTCGTTCCTCGACACTTCCGCCGATTCCCTGGAAAACGTGTTCGCGCCCAAGGCGCGCGGCGCTTTGAACCCTGCACGATGCCACGACCGACTGCGCCCTCGACTACTTCGTCCTCTTCTCCTCCATCGCTTCGACGTTCGGGAACGTGGGGCAGGTCAACTACAGCAGCGCGAGCGCCTTTCTGGACGGGCTGGCGGCCTGGCGTCGCCGGCAGGGGCTGCCGGGGTTTTCGTACAACCTCGGCCCCGTCACCGAGGTCGGGATGGCGGCGCGCAGCCTCCACGTGATGCGGATGATGCGCGCGGCGGGAATGACCACCGTGAGCGCGAATTTCGCGATCGCCAATCTCGACTACGCCCTGCGCACGATGGCGCCCGGCACGACGGAGCGGGGCACGACCGACCATGA
- a CDS encoding SDR family oxidoreductase: MGAAPAEAVSPSEVRHVLVTGATGFIGRFLVRDLLAHDAGLHVHCLVRAASAEEGFGRLRANMEHAETWDDDFASRIHVRAGDIDQPRLGLSRADFDDLCANIDAVYHLAATLSLAASYAAIRRVNASSLRNVLELCLRTRYKHLFYAGTMGIFPQYVCTFAHEYEGSRIVHEAQPDLASMKKTFPLGLLGYPWSKLVAEQALLFAQSAGLPMAVFRLGQTSMASTGYSQPSNISQRLFAAAVDVGSVPSGFTLQSTNDPADTLSRTCTDISLNPERRFTLYNCCNPTPSYRTVSLEEVGLDLPEVSYQAFRRACQARGDASPMAGYWPVLDHFGRYWLRGTEAATSLPISDRAIREDCPRPIEWPGPLTRYVRYNRWVRTHREDWPHPLPRRSLDFDRLVKQARRYAGENGVSFEDTYPGWMLEGLEQLVEALNSPEAGLPDDRIGHIVFDMCRLLRNNAELAGERRRHPVIERQEIVRPVFIVGINRTGTTYLHRLMARDPRFWALRAYEYVEPVIAGGDYAGLAGTPGDPRRPLAADVFKASGIIDSFEGIHHIGIDEPEEDIPILRLSFRAWMFATRHPIPTYERWLEASGSRESYALHRRVMQHYTWQRRERYRGADGQWLFKMPTHLMELEALTEAYPDALFIQTHREPAQFMGSWCSLVERIRSTVSRPRPPEVLGAEQLRAMSRLLDRAVAFRESRPELDDRWIDVSYYDLVEDPMAVVAQVYDRRGWPLRPEAVAAMEAWLDEQMERRRTEKRHTYDIADYGLTRKAIDEAFVRYLDFLSGSGRRASLL, translated from the coding sequence ATGGGAGCGGCGCCGGCCGAGGCCGTCTCCCCTTCCGAAGTCCGGCACGTGCTCGTGACCGGCGCGACCGGCTTCATCGGGCGCTTCCTCGTGCGCGACCTGCTGGCGCATGACGCCGGCCTGCACGTGCACTGCCTCGTGCGGGCGGCGAGCGCGGAGGAGGGGTTCGGGCGGCTGCGCGCGAACATGGAACACGCGGAGACCTGGGATGATGACTTCGCTTCGCGCATCCATGTCCGGGCGGGGGACATCGACCAGCCGCGGCTCGGCCTGTCGCGCGCCGACTTCGACGATCTCTGCGCGAACATCGACGCCGTCTATCACCTCGCCGCCACGCTGAGTCTGGCCGCGTCGTACGCCGCCATCCGCCGCGTGAACGCGTCCAGTCTTCGCAACGTGCTGGAGCTGTGCCTGCGCACGCGCTACAAGCACCTGTTCTACGCCGGGACGATGGGGATCTTCCCCCAGTACGTCTGCACCTTCGCGCACGAGTACGAGGGGAGCCGCATCGTCCACGAGGCGCAGCCCGACCTGGCCAGCATGAAGAAGACGTTTCCGCTCGGGCTGCTCGGATACCCCTGGAGCAAGCTCGTCGCCGAGCAGGCGCTGCTGTTCGCGCAGTCGGCTGGTCTCCCGATGGCCGTGTTTCGCCTGGGGCAGACCAGCATGGCATCGACCGGATACAGTCAGCCGAGCAACATCAGCCAGCGGCTCTTCGCGGCGGCCGTAGACGTCGGATCGGTTCCATCCGGATTCACCCTGCAGTCCACCAACGATCCGGCCGATACGCTGAGCCGCACGTGCACCGACATCTCATTGAACCCGGAACGACGGTTCACGCTCTACAACTGCTGCAATCCGACACCCTCCTATCGCACGGTGTCGCTCGAGGAGGTCGGGCTGGACTTGCCGGAGGTGTCGTACCAGGCGTTCAGGCGTGCCTGCCAGGCCCGCGGCGACGCTTCGCCCATGGCCGGATACTGGCCGGTCCTCGATCACTTCGGACGCTACTGGCTGCGGGGGACCGAGGCGGCCACGTCGCTCCCGATCAGCGACCGCGCCATTCGCGAGGACTGTCCCCGGCCGATCGAATGGCCCGGCCCGCTTACCCGCTACGTGCGCTACAACCGGTGGGTCCGGACGCATCGCGAGGACTGGCCCCATCCGCTGCCGCGCCGCAGCCTGGACTTCGACCGGCTGGTGAAGCAGGCGAGGCGCTACGCCGGAGAAAACGGCGTCTCCTTCGAGGACACCTATCCCGGGTGGATGCTCGAAGGGCTGGAGCAACTCGTGGAAGCGCTCAACTCGCCCGAGGCGGGCCTGCCGGACGACCGAATCGGCCACATCGTCTTCGACATGTGCCGGCTCCTGCGGAACAACGCGGAACTCGCCGGCGAACGCCGCCGCCATCCCGTGATCGAGCGGCAGGAGATCGTCCGACCGGTGTTCATCGTGGGCATTAACCGGACGGGCACCACCTACCTGCACCGCCTCATGGCCCGGGACCCCCGGTTCTGGGCGCTACGGGCGTACGAGTACGTCGAGCCCGTCATCGCCGGCGGCGATTACGCCGGCCTGGCCGGCACGCCCGGGGACCCGCGCCGGCCGCTGGCGGCCGACGTGTTCAAGGCGTCCGGCATCATCGATTCCTTCGAGGGGATTCACCATATCGGCATCGACGAGCCGGAAGAGGACATCCCGATCCTCCGGCTCTCGTTCAGAGCCTGGATGTTCGCCACCCGGCATCCCATTCCGACATACGAGCGTTGGCTCGAAGCGAGCGGCTCGCGCGAATCGTACGCGCTGCACCGACGCGTCATGCAGCACTACACCTGGCAGCGCCGGGAGCGGTATCGCGGGGCCGACGGACAGTGGCTGTTCAAGATGCCGACGCATCTCATGGAGCTGGAGGCGCTGACCGAAGCCTATCCCGACGCCTTGTTCATCCAGACGCACCGCGAGCCCGCGCAGTTCATGGGATCGTGGTGCAGCCTGGTAGAGCGGATTCGCTCGACCGTCAGCAGACCGCGTCCGCCGGAGGTGCTGGGCGCCGAGCAGTTGCGCGCGATGAGCCGCCTCCTCGACCGGGCGGTGGCGTTTCGCGAGTCGCGCCCGGAGCTGGACGACCGCTGGATCGATGTCAGCTACTACGATCTCGTCGAGGATCCGATGGCGGTCGTGGCGCAGGTCTACGATCGCCGCGGCTGGCCCCTGAGACCCGAAGCCGTCGCCGCCATGGAAGCGTGGCTCGACGAGCAGATGGAGCGCCGCCGCACCGAGAAGCGCCACACGTACGACATCGCGGACTACGGCCTGACGCGCAAAGCGATCGACGAGGCCTTCGTGCGCTATCTCGACTTCCTGTCGGGCAGTGGCCGCCGGGCTTCGCTGCTGTGA